The following are encoded in a window of Paenibacillaceae bacterium GAS479 genomic DNA:
- a CDS encoding adenosylhomocysteine nucleosidase — protein sequence MPISLIFDMDGTLFQTNKILELSLEDTFNYLKSLNEWSGVTPIQKYREIMGVPLSVVWETLMPDHSNEIRQIADRYFLEKLIANINNGSGALYSHVYEIFDSLKQAGCPIFIASNGLVNYLKAIVVYYNLDAWVTETFSIQQLETEDKTDLVSHILKKYNIEHAAVVGDRLSDINAANKNGLMAIGCRFDFAQEDELKQVDAVIDDLLELRGLLDLQPADAS from the coding sequence TTGCCGATTTCGCTTATATTCGATATGGATGGGACGCTTTTTCAGACAAATAAAATTCTAGAGTTATCTCTGGAGGATACTTTCAACTATTTAAAGTCGTTAAATGAGTGGTCGGGTGTGACTCCTATCCAAAAATATCGTGAGATCATGGGAGTCCCTCTATCTGTAGTTTGGGAGACTTTAATGCCCGATCATTCAAATGAGATCAGACAAATTGCGGATCGATATTTTCTTGAGAAACTGATCGCCAATATTAATAATGGGAGCGGAGCCTTGTATTCTCATGTTTATGAGATTTTCGACTCCTTAAAACAAGCGGGTTGCCCCATCTTTATCGCAAGCAATGGGCTGGTCAACTACCTGAAAGCTATCGTCGTTTATTACAACTTAGACGCTTGGGTGACGGAGACGTTCAGTATTCAGCAATTAGAAACTGAAGATAAGACTGATCTAGTCAGCCATATTCTAAAGAAATACAATATCGAACATGCAGCAGTAGTCGGCGATAGGCTGTCCGACATCAATGCTGCTAACAAGAATGGTCTGATGGCGATAGGCTGCCGCTTTGACTTTGCTCAAGAAGACGAGCTTAAACAAGTAGATGCTGTGAT